In Myxococcales bacterium, the following are encoded in one genomic region:
- a CDS encoding NAD(P)H-dependent oxidoreductase has protein sequence MADLTRELTIVAFSGSLRAASYNTALLREAASLLPAGVTLTLESYRDLPLFDPDLGEVAAVEALKSKVRGADGVLIATPEYNYGVPGPLKNMLDWLSRPGYRSVFAQKPVGVLSAAPSVVGGARAQVQLKGTLDALVAQVFPYPAVAIGQVDQRIEAGRITSDATREVVREYLVAFAAWVAGARQATAR, from the coding sequence GTGGCTGATCTGACTCGCGAGCTCACGATCGTGGCCTTCAGCGGGAGCCTGCGCGCGGCGTCGTACAACACGGCCCTCCTCCGCGAGGCCGCGTCGCTCCTGCCCGCCGGGGTCACGCTCACCTTGGAGAGCTACCGCGACCTGCCGCTCTTCGACCCGGACCTCGGCGAGGTGGCCGCGGTGGAGGCCCTGAAGTCCAAGGTGCGCGGCGCCGATGGCGTGCTGATCGCGACACCCGAGTACAACTACGGAGTACCGGGGCCGCTCAAGAACATGCTCGATTGGCTCTCTCGTCCAGGCTATCGCTCGGTGTTTGCGCAAAAGCCCGTGGGAGTGCTCAGCGCGGCCCCGAGCGTGGTGGGAGGCGCGCGCGCGCAGGTGCAGCTCAAGGGCACGCTCGACGCGCTGGTCGCGCAGGTGTTCCCCTATCCCGCCGTGGCGATAGGCCAGGTCGACCAGCGGATCGAGGCGGGTCGCATCACGAGCGACGCGACCCGCGAGGTCGTGCGCGAGTACCTCGTGGCCTTCGCGGCGTGGGTGGCTGGGGCGCGGCAGGCGACCGCGCGCTGA
- a CDS encoding pirin family protein, with product MQVRKGNERGQADFGWLKSAHTFSFGGYHDPRHMGFGVLRVINDDRVAPRGGFPTHPHRDMEIISYVVEGELAHRDTLGNGSVIRPGEVQRMSAGAGIAHSEENPSPDRPVRFLQIWIEPAARGRAPGYEQRAFEIDPEAPLRLVVSPDGQDGSLEIGQDARIYRVLFAAAGEARHTLAPQRAGYFQVVRGSFTLNGQALAEGDGAALPEGGLLTVVAEGAAEALLFDLPEVRRG from the coding sequence ATGCAAGTTCGCAAAGGCAACGAGCGCGGTCAGGCCGACTTCGGCTGGTTGAAGAGCGCCCACACGTTCTCGTTCGGCGGCTACCACGACCCACGCCACATGGGCTTCGGCGTGCTGCGCGTCATCAACGACGACCGGGTCGCGCCGCGCGGCGGCTTCCCCACGCACCCGCACCGCGACATGGAGATCATCAGCTATGTCGTGGAGGGCGAGCTCGCCCACCGCGACACGCTCGGCAACGGCTCGGTGATCCGCCCCGGCGAGGTGCAGCGCATGAGCGCGGGCGCTGGCATCGCGCACAGCGAAGAGAACCCCTCGCCCGACAGGCCCGTTCGCTTCCTCCAGATCTGGATCGAGCCGGCGGCCCGGGGCCGCGCGCCGGGCTACGAGCAGCGCGCCTTCGAGATCGATCCCGAGGCGCCGCTCCGCCTCGTCGTGAGCCCAGACGGCCAAGACGGCAGCCTCGAGATTGGGCAAGACGCGCGCATCTACCGCGTGCTCTTCGCGGCCGCCGGCGAGGCCCGCCACACCCTCGCGCCGCAGCGCGCGGGGTATTTCCAGGTCGTTCGGGGCAGCTTCACCCTGAACGGGCAGGCCCTCGCCGAGGGCGACGGCGCCGCGCTGCCGGAGGGCGGCCTGCTCACCGTGGTAGCCGAAGGCGCCGCCGAGGCCCTGCTCTTCGATCTCCCCGAGGTGCGCCGTGGCTGA
- a CDS encoding sugar kinase, which yields MQSARIAVVGHVEHVCLGRVAALPAPGDIVHLEATRALAGGGGALAFAQLCRSSAEVHFFTAVGDDDAGREVEAWLGALGAGNLESEPQRGEPRSMAGPSRRRGVAMNCHVHVARRRAPHPRVVVLVDAEGRRTILVTAPPLQPSGDDALPWERLADFDAVYFTGSDPGSLRLARRARRLLVTARRAACLCDAGVAADVVVGSATDPRENEPIHTYLPAPQALVLTDGPRAMVVSRAAAVAGGAPILSHVDPPPAVSRVRCDYGAGDSFAAALTFFVAHGLSVEEACRRAGPHGAAVLLGEEPLSAQLPLTLA from the coding sequence ATGCAATCTGCACGCATCGCGGTGGTGGGCCACGTCGAGCACGTCTGCCTCGGGCGGGTCGCCGCGCTCCCGGCGCCGGGCGACATCGTCCACCTCGAGGCCACGAGGGCGCTCGCGGGCGGGGGCGGCGCGCTCGCCTTCGCGCAGCTGTGCCGCAGCTCGGCGGAGGTGCACTTCTTCACCGCCGTGGGTGACGACGACGCCGGGCGCGAGGTAGAGGCGTGGCTCGGCGCGCTCGGCGCGGGGAACCTCGAGAGTGAGCCCCAAAGGGGCGAGCCAAGGTCGATGGCGGGCCCGAGCCGAAGGCGAGGTGTCGCCATGAACTGCCACGTGCACGTGGCGCGGCGGCGCGCACCGCACCCGCGCGTCGTGGTCCTGGTCGACGCGGAGGGGCGCCGCACGATCCTCGTCACCGCGCCGCCGCTCCAGCCGAGCGGCGACGACGCGCTCCCTTGGGAGAGGCTCGCCGATTTCGACGCGGTCTATTTCACCGGCTCCGATCCTGGGAGCCTCCGACTCGCGCGTCGCGCGCGTCGCCTCCTGGTGACCGCGCGGCGGGCCGCGTGCCTCTGCGACGCCGGCGTCGCGGCCGACGTCGTCGTGGGCAGCGCGACGGATCCGCGGGAGAACGAGCCGATCCATACCTATTTGCCCGCGCCCCAGGCGCTCGTGCTCACCGACGGCCCGCGCGCCATGGTGGTCTCTCGCGCCGCGGCGGTCGCGGGCGGCGCGCCGATCCTGAGCCACGTCGACCCGCCGCCCGCGGTCTCGCGCGTGCGCTGCGACTACGGGGCGGGCGACAGCTTCGCCGCCGCGCTCACCTTCTTCGTCGCGCACGGCCTCTCGGTGGAGGAGGCGTGCCGGCGCGCGGGGCCCCACGGCGCGGCCGTGCTGCTCGGCGAAGAGCCGCTCTCGGCGCAGCTCCCGCTCACGCTCGCGTGA
- a CDS encoding glutathione S-transferase family protein: MAIVLYHHPFSRASTVVWMLEELGVPYELSFVDLMRGEHKQPPLLALNAMGKLPVLVDGDVVVTETAAIGLYLADRYSPGGLAPALDDPARGTYLRWALFAPSVIEPGAMAKAAGWDFKPGQAGWGEYQAMLTAMEGALAGRDYLLGERFSMADVIFGGTLRFMLLFKMIDARPAFTAYAERLAARPALARADAKNAAVREAHGLPQR, encoded by the coding sequence ATGGCGATCGTGCTCTATCATCACCCCTTCTCGCGTGCGTCGACGGTCGTGTGGATGCTCGAAGAGCTCGGGGTGCCCTACGAGCTGTCGTTCGTCGACCTCATGAGGGGCGAGCACAAGCAGCCTCCGCTGCTCGCGCTGAACGCGATGGGGAAGCTGCCGGTGCTCGTCGACGGCGACGTGGTCGTCACCGAGACCGCCGCGATTGGCCTCTACCTCGCCGACCGCTACTCGCCCGGCGGGCTGGCCCCCGCGCTCGACGATCCGGCCCGCGGCACGTACCTGCGCTGGGCGCTCTTCGCGCCGAGCGTGATCGAGCCCGGCGCGATGGCGAAGGCGGCGGGCTGGGACTTCAAGCCAGGGCAGGCGGGCTGGGGGGAATACCAGGCCATGCTCACGGCGATGGAGGGCGCGCTCGCGGGGCGTGACTACCTGCTCGGCGAGCGCTTCTCCATGGCCGACGTCATCTTCGGCGGCACCCTGCGCTTCATGCTCCTCTTCAAGATGATCGACGCGAGGCCAGCGTTCACCGCGTACGCCGAGCGGCTCGCGGCGCGCCCGGCGCTCGCGCGGGCCGACGCGAAGAACGCGGCGGTGCGCGAGGCCCACGGGCTGCCGCAGCGCTGA
- a CDS encoding ATP-binding protein yields the protein MRRATERCYTRHKAARIPIDDISALEGGGLQLTTKEVNELADSSQADNTFDLSNLAVYTVDKNEVSLDECCNLLGIATNRRTQAILVRLGKFLIQSGWRRSTRWDPVRRKTDRCYKRAIASPTSPEYTSVGPEVLAELLASRLIVDDVHRYWPARCSLRVGGQELVADLHVRVIGDTGRNPLERRFQNPVADGVISPTPGRPCLLLGVWVEQGMRRAVIVAFDAYRRVDRTTRFSLFMPLSLLEEAADIGFVSHVSGSGETIYAFRPESIARYLDAFSHDASWGHLDPGVWARPKLPSASATLRTLAPPQSTALVEIRPKAGMFAAFARLNYKPWFALAEFVDNAVQSFLDHRERFVAAGSTGPLIVDVNLDEDEISVTDRAAGIRLEDFPRAFSPATPPSDASGLSEFGLGMKAAACWFAKEWSVRTSPIDEAVERTISFDVPKITREGLDHLPIQTRESRADDHFTVVTMRDLRVRPRGSTLAKVKEHLASIYAS from the coding sequence GTGCGCCGGGCGACCGAGAGGTGCTACACGCGGCACAAGGCCGCTCGCATTCCAATCGACGACATCTCCGCCTTGGAGGGCGGTGGGCTTCAACTGACGACCAAAGAGGTCAATGAGCTTGCGGACTCGTCACAGGCTGACAACACCTTCGATCTGAGCAATCTGGCTGTGTATACAGTCGACAAGAACGAAGTGTCACTGGACGAATGTTGCAATTTGCTCGGCATCGCTACCAATCGAAGAACCCAGGCAATCCTAGTCCGACTCGGCAAGTTCTTGATCCAATCCGGATGGAGGCGGAGCACGCGCTGGGATCCGGTGCGCCGGAAGACCGATCGGTGCTACAAGCGCGCGATCGCCTCCCCCACTTCACCGGAATATACTTCGGTCGGTCCGGAGGTACTCGCCGAGCTACTCGCCTCTCGGCTCATCGTGGACGACGTCCACCGATATTGGCCAGCAAGATGCTCGCTCCGTGTCGGTGGCCAAGAGCTCGTCGCCGACCTTCATGTTCGCGTGATCGGCGACACCGGTCGCAATCCGCTCGAACGCCGGTTTCAGAACCCCGTGGCAGACGGAGTGATCTCGCCGACCCCCGGGCGACCTTGCCTGCTCCTCGGGGTCTGGGTGGAACAGGGCATGCGTCGCGCGGTCATCGTTGCGTTCGACGCGTACCGTCGCGTGGATCGCACAACGCGCTTCTCCCTCTTCATGCCGCTCAGCCTGCTCGAGGAGGCCGCCGACATCGGGTTCGTGAGCCACGTCAGCGGGAGCGGGGAGACGATATACGCCTTCCGTCCGGAATCCATCGCGCGTTACCTGGACGCCTTCTCTCACGATGCAAGTTGGGGACACCTTGATCCGGGAGTGTGGGCGCGACCAAAGCTACCGTCCGCCAGCGCGACGTTGCGCACCCTTGCTCCCCCGCAATCAACCGCGCTCGTCGAGATTCGTCCCAAGGCGGGCATGTTCGCAGCGTTTGCGCGCCTCAACTACAAGCCGTGGTTTGCTCTTGCGGAGTTCGTCGACAACGCCGTCCAGAGCTTTCTCGACCATCGCGAGCGATTCGTCGCCGCAGGGAGCACTGGACCTCTCATCGTGGACGTCAATCTCGACGAGGACGAGATCTCGGTCACTGACCGCGCTGCGGGCATACGTCTCGAAGACTTCCCACGGGCCTTCAGTCCCGCCACGCCCCCGTCCGATGCGAGCGGCCTGAGCGAGTTCGGATTGGGCATGAAGGCGGCCGCGTGCTGGTTCGCGAAAGAGTGGTCGGTTCGCACCTCACCGATCGACGAGGCGGTGGAGCGAACCATCTCGTTCGACGTGCCGAAGATCACGAGGGAGGGCCTCGACCATCTCCCCATCCAGACGCGCGAGAGCCGTGCTGACGACCATTTCACGGTCGTCACGATGCGGGACCTGCGGGTTCGCCCGCGCGGCTCGACCCTGGCGAAAGTCAAGGAGCACCTGGCGAGCATCTACGCCTCCTGA
- a CDS encoding PD-(D/E)XK motif protein, whose translation MSSLDAFRALSLPTGEGSFRLGDPVCAGCRLAVSHEGHLALLIDVVRTEASNPRHFENLRYEPPRELEVIGRGGRRRQPLAALVCRTKDEGLQSAFLRIAVALLDTSAAKLTEGELETRLDENVNLFRALGRPASQTIQGLWCELAVVLWSADVRLALASWHSSPRALHDFVAGPARLEVKSCGTGMREHALRLEQLQEAPGGRTLLASLVVGESDDGETVGDLCDAVLARVDHDIELKRRLETIVTQSLGRDWREAASRRFALEEARRELRIYDARQVPTVPQPLPAEVKHVHFVVDLSTTTAMSFGTARELGGFFEGILPGDE comes from the coding sequence TTGAGTAGCCTCGACGCGTTCCGGGCACTGTCCCTGCCGACGGGCGAGGGGTCGTTTCGGCTCGGGGATCCGGTGTGCGCTGGCTGTCGCCTCGCGGTGTCTCACGAGGGACACCTGGCGTTGTTGATCGACGTCGTTCGAACCGAGGCGTCGAATCCGCGACACTTCGAGAACCTGCGTTATGAGCCGCCGCGTGAGCTGGAGGTCATCGGTCGCGGCGGTCGCAGGCGCCAACCCCTCGCGGCCCTGGTCTGTCGAACCAAGGACGAGGGGCTGCAGTCGGCGTTTCTTCGCATCGCCGTCGCTCTCCTCGACACCAGCGCAGCGAAGCTCACCGAAGGAGAGCTGGAGACTCGCCTCGACGAGAACGTCAACCTCTTCCGCGCCCTCGGTCGACCTGCGAGCCAGACGATCCAGGGGCTCTGGTGCGAGCTTGCCGTCGTGCTGTGGAGCGCGGACGTTCGACTCGCTCTCGCAAGTTGGCACTCGAGCCCTCGCGCGCTCCACGACTTCGTTGCAGGCCCGGCAAGGCTCGAGGTGAAGAGCTGCGGAACGGGGATGCGCGAGCACGCCCTTCGACTCGAGCAGCTTCAGGAGGCCCCGGGGGGTCGCACCCTCCTGGCTTCGCTCGTCGTCGGAGAGTCCGATGACGGCGAGACCGTGGGCGATCTCTGCGACGCCGTTCTCGCGCGCGTGGACCACGACATCGAGCTCAAGCGGCGCCTCGAGACCATCGTGACGCAGAGCTTGGGAAGAGACTGGAGGGAGGCTGCGTCCCGGCGCTTCGCCCTCGAGGAGGCACGGCGTGAGCTCCGAATCTACGACGCCCGCCAGGTGCCCACCGTTCCGCAACCGCTCCCTGCCGAGGTGAAGCACGTCCACTTCGTAGTCGACCTCTCCACGACGACCGCGATGTCCTTCGGCACGGCTCGCGAGCTCGGCGGGTTCTTCGAGGGGATCCTTCCCGGCGACGAGTAG